The following proteins are encoded in a genomic region of Ornithodoros turicata isolate Travis chromosome 6, ASM3712646v1, whole genome shotgun sequence:
- the LOC135397663 gene encoding uncharacterized protein LOC135397663, giving the protein MTETEEPESGSGSQGGFIQPSAVHVYTTAYDTVETVGNENATAATSVTVPVTRRATKRVAKPVTQPVRNTTPTAVRVPSTEDATMVDTDMTGKQETTKRASTEFGTAFPSIETTMTNIPWASIGSSSRAPATSSATTTTTTTTTTTTTTGPRPTTGYGYLLCTVGREASDPAMYPVHDKLCDFLIYTDVMATRNSFASVTGKLAYETFKKVVRQQRDAGDLRFGISVAPKSIQKLRSRSWEGDGNDASFLNMVRKHFEEYGILTYGSLGWDVTVQQLVDDEALVIWFKTLVTTLADMGSNPMTFFGAHVREDYHNLEADSDMAARLTDVLKRMEIGIFVLITHNADIDRQHQCVSVPTSSWTGRYYVDKTRPVLKSSMKFLENGLATPSFETALSFTMAYVRYIMRNEVHETAPYKQPCVHVHLDSLLAYCVDDAMQEQFTDEALVNTNYDARKLNSYESVQSIDAKMLKVLPSVRKHTHRRIGWAAFDVQYEIFNTSDCNAKHRNMGHFARVAKMRQILDDNRFLER; this is encoded by the exons ATGACTGAAACCGAGGAACCGGAATCTGGTTCGGGTAGTCAGGGAGGTTTCATCCAACCCTCTGCTGTCCACGTTTATACGACGGCTTACGACACTGTCGAAACAGTTGGCAACGAGAACGCCACAGCCGCAACGAGCGTTACCGTGCCGGTAACCAGGCGAGCGACCAAGCGAGTGGCCAAGCCAGTGACTCAGCCGGTGAGGAACACCACCCCAACTGCTGTTAGGGTGCCGTCAACAGAAGATGCCACAATGG TTGATACCGACATGACAGGAAAACAAGAAACCACCAAGCGAGCAAGCACTGAATTCGGCACTGCATTTCCCAGCATCGAGACTACGATGACCAATATCCCGTGGGCTAGCATCG GCAGTAGCAGCAGGGCGCCTGCGACGAGCAGCGCCACCACCACGACaactaccaccaccacaaccacgaCGACCACCGGCCCAC GACCGACGACGGGTTACGGCTATCTGCTGTGCACGGTGGGTCGTGAAGCCTCGGACCCTGCAATGTACCCTGTCCACGACAAACTGTGCGACTTTCTCATCTACACGGACGTGATGGCGACCCGCAACAGCTTCGCCTCCGTCACTGGCAAACTGGCTTACGAGACATTCAAGAAG GTGGTGCGCCAGCAGAGAGACGCCGGAGATCTTCGTTTCGGCATAAGTGTAGCACCGAAGTCCATTCAGAAGTTACGAAGCCGCTCATGGGAAGGTGACGGAAATGATGCGAGCTTTTTGAATATGGTCCGCAAGCATTTTGAGGAGTATGGAATCCTGACGTACGGGTCCCTCGGCTGGGATGTCACCGTACAGCAGTTGGTTGACGACGAAGCGTTAGTGATCTGGTTTAAG ACTCTGGTGACAACGTTAGCCGACATGGGCTCGAATCCCATGACGTTCTTCGGAGCCCACGTTAGAGAAGACTACCACAATCTAGAGGCGGATTCCGACATGGCGGCCAGGCTCACGGATGTCCTCAAGCGCATGGA GATTGGAATCTTCGTCTTGATCACGCACAACGCGGACATAGACAGGCAGCATCAATGTGTGTCTGTCCCGACCAGCTCCTGGACAGGGCGATATTATGTAGATAAAACCAGGCCTGTGCTG AAAAGCTCGATGAAGTTTCTTGAGAACGGCCTGGCGACGCCCTCGTTCGAGACGGCCTTGTCTTTCACGATGGCGTACGTCCGTTACATCATGCGGAACGAGGTTCACGAGACAGCCCCTTACAAGCAACCCTGCGTGCACGTGCACTTGGACAGCCTGCTAGCCTACTGCGTAGACGACGCAATGCAGGAACAGTTCACGGACGAAGCACTCGTCAACACCAACTATGACGCTCGGAAACTGAACAGCTACGAAAGCGTCCAATCTATCGACGCCAAG ATGCTGAAGGTGCTTCCCTCAGTGCGTAAACACACGCACAGGCGTATTGGCtgggcagcgttcgacgttCAGTACGAGATCTTCAACACCTCCGACTGCAACGCCAAGCACCGGAACATGGGGCACTTTGCTAGAGTGGCCAAAATGCGACAGATACTCGATGACAACAGATTTCTCGAACGCTGA